In Neokomagataea tanensis, one genomic interval encodes:
- a CDS encoding YifB family Mg chelatase-like AAA ATPase, which translates to MSAPLPAPALARVQSFTFSGIHAVPVTVEVQISSGLPAFLFVGLADKAVGEARERVKAALSAMGLSLPPKRILVNLTPANLLKEGAHFDVPIAVGLLIAMGLLDAEALSEYAAVGELSLDGRLNAVQSILSASLGAAEHEIGLICPASQASEARWGNSSHDILAPQTLAALIAHFRGEQVLPTTLPTEQHVIDYGADLAFVKGMPLGRRALEIAAAGGHSILLSGPPGTGKSMLAACLPSILPHLTPEETLETSRIYSASGMLEGGQLIVRPPYRAPHHSASLAALIGGGAKARPGEVSLSHHGVLFLDELPEFARNSLEALRQPLETGSVTISRAAHHATYPARFQLIAAMNPCRCGYMGDPRQSCRKAPRCGDEYTNRISGPMMDRIDLFVTIDPLPPAVMSRLPDGESSAAVRPRVQAARKRQTMRQKDTNAHSNPDSFFIDDDARSVIEHAAERLSLSNRGMTRLMRVSRTIADLEGTKEVQRHHVTEALSFRRR; encoded by the coding sequence ATGAGCGCCCCTTTACCCGCACCTGCACTAGCACGCGTCCAGAGCTTTACCTTCAGCGGCATTCATGCCGTGCCCGTTACTGTCGAAGTACAGATTTCGAGCGGCCTCCCTGCTTTTTTATTTGTCGGCCTCGCAGACAAAGCTGTCGGGGAGGCGCGAGAGCGCGTCAAAGCAGCCCTGAGCGCCATGGGCCTTTCTCTCCCGCCAAAACGCATTCTGGTTAACCTTACCCCAGCCAATCTGCTAAAGGAGGGCGCGCATTTTGATGTCCCTATTGCGGTCGGTCTCCTGATTGCAATGGGCCTGCTCGACGCAGAAGCCCTATCGGAATATGCCGCCGTTGGAGAGTTGTCGCTCGACGGCCGCCTGAACGCCGTTCAAAGCATACTCTCCGCCTCCCTTGGTGCTGCTGAGCACGAAATAGGCCTTATCTGCCCAGCGTCCCAAGCATCTGAGGCTCGATGGGGCAACTCCTCGCACGATATTCTAGCCCCACAAACACTGGCCGCCCTCATCGCTCATTTCCGCGGAGAGCAGGTCTTACCAACAACACTTCCGACTGAACAACACGTTATAGATTACGGAGCAGATCTCGCATTTGTGAAAGGTATGCCCCTAGGGCGGCGTGCGCTCGAAATCGCCGCTGCGGGTGGGCATTCCATCTTATTGAGCGGACCTCCAGGCACAGGAAAATCTATGCTTGCAGCATGTCTTCCAAGCATTTTACCCCACCTTACTCCCGAAGAAACACTCGAAACCAGCCGCATTTACAGCGCCTCGGGAATGCTAGAAGGCGGACAACTGATTGTTCGTCCTCCCTACAGAGCCCCGCATCACAGCGCCAGCCTCGCGGCTTTAATCGGCGGAGGGGCAAAAGCGCGACCGGGCGAGGTAAGTCTTTCTCATCACGGAGTACTGTTTTTGGACGAACTCCCCGAGTTTGCCCGCAACAGCCTTGAAGCTTTGCGTCAACCGCTCGAGACCGGCAGCGTTACGATTTCACGCGCTGCCCACCACGCGACCTATCCGGCGCGCTTTCAACTCATTGCCGCCATGAACCCGTGCCGCTGCGGCTATATGGGCGATCCCAGACAAAGCTGCCGCAAAGCGCCACGTTGCGGCGATGAATACACAAACCGCATTTCCGGCCCCATGATGGACCGTATCGATTTGTTTGTCACAATCGACCCGCTTCCCCCTGCTGTAATGAGCCGCCTGCCTGACGGCGAGTCCAGCGCCGCTGTTCGTCCGCGCGTGCAAGCAGCGCGCAAACGCCAAACCATGCGCCAGAAAGATACGAACGCCCACAGCAACCCGGACAGTTTCTTTATCGATGACGACGCCCGGTCAGTTATCGAACACGCCGCGGAACGTTTAAGTCTCTCCAATCGCGGCATGACGCGCCTTATGCGCGTGAGCAGAACCATCGCAGATTTAGAAGGCACGAAGGAAGTGCAGCGGCACCACGTGACGGAAGCTCTCAGCTTCCGTCGACGGTAA
- a CDS encoding sulfurtransferase: MPHRIVIQPSELPDDYVPLDASILLPGQKGDFDAEFRKSALPGARRFDIDLFSDPNSPLPHTIPGAARFAALMGALGLENNTPLVFYDRSGSVGAARGWWLTQLFGHQGPVYVLDGGLELWRAEGGVPEPGTDATDAKHYQTCPSYRFLAGSGDVLSALSSPECTAVVDVRASGRFRGAQPEPRPGVRAGHMPGAINIEWQYLYDSSGCFVEVERLKELLAPAQDKAIIASCGSGLTAATLVLAARLIGIEEVALYDGSWAEWGSVADLPVEKDAE; the protein is encoded by the coding sequence ATGCCGCACCGCATTGTGATTCAGCCGAGTGAATTACCCGACGATTATGTGCCTCTCGATGCAAGCATTTTACTGCCGGGGCAGAAGGGTGACTTCGATGCAGAGTTTCGGAAATCTGCTTTGCCCGGTGCGCGGCGCTTCGATATTGATCTGTTTTCTGATCCGAACAGTCCACTGCCGCATACCATACCCGGTGCGGCGCGTTTCGCCGCGTTGATGGGTGCACTCGGCTTAGAGAACAATACGCCATTAGTATTTTACGATCGCTCTGGTTCTGTCGGGGCGGCGCGTGGCTGGTGGCTGACGCAACTCTTTGGCCATCAAGGGCCTGTCTATGTTTTGGACGGTGGGCTCGAGTTGTGGCGCGCCGAAGGCGGGGTGCCTGAACCGGGAACTGATGCGACTGATGCAAAACACTACCAGACATGTCCGTCCTATCGTTTTCTTGCTGGGAGCGGGGATGTGCTGTCGGCTTTGAGTTCACCTGAGTGTACTGCTGTTGTCGACGTTCGGGCTTCTGGGCGTTTCCGTGGGGCTCAACCCGAGCCAAGGCCGGGGGTTCGTGCGGGACATATGCCGGGAGCTATTAATATCGAGTGGCAATATCTGTATGATTCTTCTGGTTGTTTTGTAGAAGTTGAACGTTTGAAAGAGCTTTTAGCTCCCGCGCAAGACAAAGCAATTATCGCCAGTTGCGGATCAGGTTTGACAGCAGCCACTCTGGTATTGGCGGCACGCCTTATCGGAATTGAAGAAGTCGCATTGTACGATGGGTCATGGGCAGAGTGGGGCAGTGTCGCAGATTTGCCTGTTGAGAAAGACGCAGAATGA
- a CDS encoding AI-2E family transporter, which produces MKTERIILACVIVGIAYGCGIILWPFLSAILWAAILTFTTWPVYRRLCLYIRPLLASIFMMVISAVAIIIPLTILTSAGLSDLPSLLAGLDHFLRHTASSSPPPSWMTRTPVIGPRLTELWTRLSHDVGALTEILRPYFGQIAHITLTILVKLTGGLVELVMALFIAFFLWLSGDALGHTITALTYRIAGPVAAPHLISMIGRTVRGTVYGVLGTAIIQGILTGIGFMLSGVPAPVLMGGIAAFIAVFPVGAPIIWVPAALWLMATHHFGGGIFLLAWGVLIISGADHLIRPAFIARGAQLPYLLTVIGVLGGVIALGGLGIFLGPVLLAVGYTLISRFAHPSSANTARLAFTPDKKTDTSL; this is translated from the coding sequence ATGAAAACAGAACGGATCATTCTCGCCTGCGTCATTGTTGGCATCGCCTATGGTTGCGGAATTATTCTATGGCCTTTTTTATCAGCAATTCTTTGGGCTGCCATTCTGACTTTTACGACATGGCCGGTTTATAGACGGCTCTGCCTTTATATTCGTCCTCTTCTAGCTTCAATTTTTATGATGGTTATTAGCGCCGTCGCAATTATCATACCTCTCACAATCCTCACCTCAGCCGGACTAAGCGACTTACCCTCCCTTTTGGCTGGCTTAGATCATTTTCTTCGTCACACGGCCTCTTCCAGCCCTCCACCAAGCTGGATGACACGCACACCGGTCATCGGCCCGCGCCTGACTGAACTGTGGACCCGACTGAGTCACGATGTCGGTGCGTTAACAGAAATCCTACGCCCCTATTTTGGCCAGATCGCCCATATTACATTAACGATACTCGTCAAACTTACCGGCGGCTTGGTCGAACTGGTCATGGCGCTGTTCATCGCCTTTTTTCTCTGGCTCAGCGGTGATGCACTCGGCCACACAATCACAGCCCTGACGTATCGTATCGCAGGGCCTGTTGCTGCTCCTCACCTTATCAGCATGATAGGCAGAACAGTTCGCGGCACAGTCTATGGCGTTCTCGGTACGGCCATTATCCAAGGTATCTTGACGGGCATTGGCTTTATGCTCAGCGGCGTACCGGCTCCAGTGCTCATGGGCGGTATTGCGGCATTTATTGCGGTCTTTCCGGTTGGTGCACCAATCATCTGGGTACCCGCAGCACTCTGGCTTATGGCTACGCACCACTTTGGCGGTGGGATATTCCTTCTGGCCTGGGGCGTACTCATCATCTCTGGCGCGGACCATCTTATTCGCCCGGCGTTTATCGCGCGTGGCGCACAACTCCCCTATCTTCTTACGGTCATCGGAGTGCTTGGTGGGGTTATTGCCCTTGGTGGACTGGGTATTTTCTTAGGTCCGGTTCTTTTGGCCGTAGGCTACACACTAATCAGCCGCTTTGCTCACCCCTCATCCGCCAACACCGCGCGACTAGCCTTCACTCCAGACAAAAAAACGGACACGTCTTTATGA
- a CDS encoding endonuclease/exonuclease/phosphatase family protein: MSIPANPLLTGDVIKIISWNLLHTNGATLTDVLTLIRSEDPDIVTFQEARPELDMIQDELGGEYHRTPLPGRTHGTAYWSRLPSHQKPTLCQLPRGVIVKRNAQIIDFKNFSVANVHLSHGQLLNRRQLKTTADSLPKHALIIGDFNIVGPVFLPGFQDIGPRERTHHMLNRLPLRLDRCLAKGFSRMEAKALPRFGSDHRPICLTLRLHSS; this comes from the coding sequence ATGAGCATTCCGGCAAACCCACTCCTGACCGGCGATGTCATCAAAATTATCAGCTGGAATTTGTTGCACACAAACGGAGCTACACTCACAGACGTACTAACATTAATCCGATCCGAAGACCCAGACATCGTCACGTTCCAGGAAGCACGCCCCGAGCTGGATATGATCCAAGACGAACTGGGCGGGGAATATCATCGTACCCCTTTGCCTGGGCGCACTCATGGGACGGCATATTGGAGCCGCCTGCCAAGCCACCAAAAGCCAACTCTGTGCCAGCTGCCACGCGGTGTAATTGTTAAAAGAAACGCACAAATAATTGATTTTAAAAATTTTTCAGTCGCAAATGTTCATCTTTCGCACGGGCAGTTGCTCAATCGGCGGCAGCTAAAAACAACAGCCGACAGCCTACCAAAACATGCCCTGATTATCGGTGACTTCAACATCGTCGGCCCAGTATTTCTTCCCGGCTTTCAAGATATTGGCCCGCGTGAGCGCACCCACCACATGCTCAACAGGCTCCCCTTGCGCCTTGACCGCTGTCTCGCAAAAGGCTTTTCTCGCATGGAAGCAAAAGCCCTGCCGCGGTTTGGCTCAGATCATCGCCCTATATGCCTCACTCTGCGGCTACACTCATCTTAG
- the cls gene encoding cardiolipin synthase, with translation MNHWTTVREWLSHAYSVLRWVLPIAVTVHALRRKQDTAACTGWIGVCWIAPVIGTVLYLMFGINRVQRRARKLVDEHAWSGRETLGQYRHAAQGNMAHLARMLGRLTERPLMRGNSLQVLHDGDYAYPVMLEAIRHAQSSVVLCSYIFRNDRVGQDFVAELVRAKARGVSIRVLVDGIGSGYFRCGVKRALRRAGIPCRRFMHSVWPWRMPFINLRNHRKILIVDGRYGFMGGLNIGAENLLKSKVKSPVADTHFAVQGPVVRQLAEAFARDWSFTTGEELHGAIFFPQLTPQGDMPMRVVTSGPDADLEKIEYGMLQAITLARHSVRLMTPYFVPDDRFSTVLTLAALRGVHVDVVVPSSSNHVLIDYARDASMRPFLDAGCRIWMAAPPFNHSKLMVVDDEWSFVGSTNLDVRSLRLNFEINLEVYDTAVAQDLAAFIDSRTRRRLTHHDLDRRPLWAQLRNSALRLLMPYL, from the coding sequence ATGAACCACTGGACTACTGTTCGCGAGTGGTTGAGCCATGCCTATAGCGTTCTGCGTTGGGTGCTACCCATTGCGGTAACGGTGCACGCTTTGCGGCGGAAACAAGATACAGCGGCTTGCACGGGTTGGATTGGTGTTTGCTGGATAGCACCGGTCATCGGTACGGTTTTATATCTTATGTTTGGTATTAACCGCGTGCAGCGTAGGGCACGGAAATTAGTGGATGAGCATGCTTGGAGCGGACGCGAAACGCTCGGGCAGTATCGCCATGCCGCACAGGGAAATATGGCGCATTTGGCTAGAATGCTTGGGCGTCTGACAGAGCGGCCCCTCATGCGCGGGAATAGTTTGCAGGTTCTGCATGATGGAGATTACGCCTATCCGGTTATGCTGGAGGCTATTAGGCACGCCCAAAGCTCCGTTGTTTTGTGTTCCTATATTTTCCGAAACGACCGTGTTGGGCAGGACTTCGTCGCTGAGCTTGTCAGGGCTAAAGCGCGGGGCGTTAGTATTCGGGTTTTGGTAGACGGGATCGGAAGCGGTTATTTCAGGTGCGGTGTAAAACGTGCCCTGCGCCGGGCTGGCATTCCGTGTCGGCGGTTTATGCATTCTGTTTGGCCATGGAGAATGCCTTTTATTAACCTTAGAAACCACCGTAAAATTCTTATCGTCGATGGGCGGTATGGCTTTATGGGTGGTTTGAATATTGGCGCAGAAAATCTTTTAAAATCAAAGGTAAAATCACCAGTAGCTGATACGCATTTTGCGGTTCAGGGGCCTGTCGTACGCCAGTTGGCGGAGGCCTTTGCACGGGACTGGTCATTTACCACAGGCGAAGAACTGCATGGAGCAATATTCTTCCCGCAGTTAACGCCTCAGGGCGATATGCCGATGCGAGTTGTCACGTCGGGCCCGGATGCTGACTTGGAAAAGATCGAGTATGGCATGCTACAGGCTATCACGCTGGCTCGGCACAGCGTGCGATTGATGACGCCGTATTTTGTGCCTGATGATCGGTTTTCAACCGTTCTGACGCTCGCGGCACTGCGGGGTGTCCATGTGGATGTCGTGGTCCCAAGCAGTAGTAACCATGTCTTAATTGACTACGCGCGTGATGCAAGTATGCGTCCGTTTTTAGATGCGGGCTGTAGAATATGGATGGCTGCTCCACCGTTTAACCATTCAAAACTTATGGTTGTGGACGACGAATGGAGTTTTGTGGGAAGTACGAATTTGGACGTACGGTCTTTGAGGCTGAACTTTGAAATCAATCTTGAAGTATATGACACGGCCGTTGCGCAAGACTTGGCTGCGTTTATTGACAGCCGTACCCGGCGGAGGTTGACGCACCACGATCTGGACCGGCGCCCTTTATGGGCACAGTTGCGGAACTCGGCTTTAAGGTTATTGATGCCGTATCTGTAG
- a CDS encoding arginyltransferase, with protein MQHRPQLFYTTDPAPCPYLPGRLERKLITALGGPDADLLHDRLALAGFRRSHSMAYTPACANCRACMSLRIPVKHFQPNRTQQKLFRRHSDISVTLHPPIPTEEQFNLFQIYQTARHADGEMVSMSWDDYSAMIAHTPIPTYVVEFRTTYDELVCVSLIDALSDGLSAVYTFYNPTSKADSWGTYSILWLIHYAKLIKLPQLYLGYYVPGSPKMAYKARFEPAEVFHNGHWGPLPPVP; from the coding sequence GTGCAGCACAGGCCGCAGCTCTTTTATACCACGGACCCTGCGCCTTGCCCGTACCTTCCCGGTCGCCTTGAGCGCAAATTGATCACAGCCCTCGGCGGTCCTGACGCAGACTTGCTTCATGACAGGCTCGCTTTAGCCGGCTTCCGACGCAGTCACTCAATGGCCTACACACCAGCCTGCGCTAATTGCCGGGCCTGTATGTCTCTGCGCATACCAGTTAAGCACTTTCAACCGAACCGCACGCAACAAAAACTCTTCCGCCGACACTCCGATATCTCTGTCACACTTCACCCTCCCATCCCAACGGAAGAACAGTTCAACTTGTTCCAAATATATCAGACCGCCCGCCACGCTGATGGTGAAATGGTCAGTATGTCTTGGGATGATTATTCCGCGATGATTGCACATACACCCATACCAACCTACGTCGTGGAGTTTCGAACCACCTATGACGAGCTTGTCTGCGTCAGCCTCATTGATGCGTTATCTGATGGCTTGTCCGCTGTGTACACATTTTACAACCCCACCTCGAAAGCGGATTCATGGGGCACGTATTCAATATTATGGCTGATACATTACGCCAAACTTATAAAGCTGCCTCAACTGTACCTTGGCTATTACGTGCCGGGCAGCCCAAAAATGGCTTATAAAGCACGCTTTGAGCCCGCAGAGGTGTTTCATAACGGGCATTGGGGGCCTTTGCCTCCAGTGCCCTAA
- the parC gene encoding DNA topoisomerase IV subunit A: MGTDLAGHIEDTRFAEALSERYIAYAMSTIMSRSLPDVRDGLKPVHRRLLYAMQQLRLDPSSGFKKCARVVGDVIGKFHPHGDASVYDALVRLAQDFAVRYPLVEGQGNFGSVDGDGAAAMRYTESRLTEVAWTLLDGLADDAVDFRATYDNEDHEPIVLPGTFPNLLANGAAGIAVGMATSIPPHNAAEVCQAAKYLIEKPDAEIAELVALMPGPDFPTGGILVEDQDAIVRAYETGRGSFRTRARWSVEQGRFGTWTIVVTEIPYQVQKSRLIEQIAEQMDQRKLPLLGDVRDESTTDIRLVLEPKNKTVDPDILMETLFRNTALENRFSLNMNVLGGDRVPAVLSLKQVLRAWLDHVHEVLVRRSNHRLAAVMRRLEILEGFLAVYLNLDEVIRIIREEDEPKSSLMATFSLTDIQAEAVLNMRLRSLRRLEEMEIRRERDKLDDERRSLETLLGSEKRRWTRIGRDLDATIKKFGAGPLGDRRTTISEPPEVIDLSVALEVDREPLTVLLSREGWIRAMKGHNLDPAGHRFKEGDDAGLSVECQTTDRLCLVASGGKAFTLKAADLPRGRGFGQPVRTLVDIPQEDKTIALFMVREDGRRVIASAQGRGMVVADATMVAEKRTGKQVFNIKPGETVFACLDAVGTHVLTLGDNKRALIFPMDQLPEMTRGAGVALQKLGEFTLRDIRIFTMADGLVWQEGQRARSASDLSVWEARRGALGKAAPQWMLRKG; encoded by the coding sequence ATGGGCACGGATCTGGCGGGTCACATTGAAGATACGCGTTTCGCAGAAGCGTTGAGCGAGCGGTACATCGCCTATGCTATGTCCACGATCATGTCGCGATCACTGCCTGATGTTCGTGATGGTTTGAAGCCGGTGCACCGGCGCTTGTTGTATGCAATGCAGCAGCTGCGCCTCGATCCATCATCTGGCTTCAAAAAATGCGCCCGTGTCGTGGGTGACGTTATCGGTAAATTCCATCCGCATGGTGATGCGTCGGTTTATGATGCGCTTGTTCGCCTCGCGCAGGATTTTGCTGTACGTTATCCACTGGTGGAGGGGCAGGGAAATTTTGGTTCTGTTGACGGCGATGGCGCTGCGGCAATGCGGTATACCGAGAGCCGCCTGACAGAGGTTGCTTGGACGCTTCTCGACGGTTTGGCGGATGACGCGGTCGATTTCAGGGCCACTTATGATAACGAAGACCATGAACCCATTGTCCTGCCGGGCACTTTCCCAAATTTGCTAGCAAATGGTGCAGCGGGCATTGCTGTGGGCATGGCAACAAGCATTCCACCGCATAATGCAGCTGAGGTTTGCCAAGCAGCGAAATATCTTATCGAAAAGCCAGATGCAGAAATAGCAGAACTGGTTGCCTTGATGCCTGGGCCGGACTTCCCCACGGGGGGGATTTTGGTAGAAGATCAGGACGCTATTGTCAGGGCCTATGAAACAGGCCGGGGAAGTTTTCGCACGCGTGCGCGTTGGTCCGTGGAGCAAGGGCGCTTCGGGACTTGGACAATAGTTGTCACGGAGATTCCATATCAGGTCCAAAAATCGCGCTTGATCGAACAGATCGCCGAGCAAATGGACCAACGCAAATTACCCTTGCTCGGGGATGTTAGGGACGAGAGCACGACGGATATTCGGCTTGTTCTGGAGCCAAAGAACAAGACAGTCGATCCTGATATTCTTATGGAGACGCTGTTTCGTAACACGGCGCTGGAAAATCGCTTTAGCCTCAACATGAATGTTTTGGGTGGTGATCGGGTTCCGGCTGTTTTATCTCTCAAGCAGGTTCTGCGCGCGTGGTTGGACCATGTGCATGAAGTTCTTGTGCGCAGGTCAAATCACCGTCTTGCAGCAGTTATGCGCCGTTTGGAAATCCTTGAGGGATTTTTGGCCGTATACCTTAATCTGGATGAAGTTATTCGGATAATCCGGGAGGAGGATGAGCCAAAATCGTCTTTGATGGCAACATTTAGCCTGACGGATATTCAGGCAGAAGCAGTGTTAAACATGCGCCTGCGTTCGTTGCGCCGCTTGGAGGAAATGGAAATCCGCCGCGAGCGAGACAAGTTGGACGATGAACGACGCTCACTCGAAACGCTGCTCGGTTCGGAAAAGCGACGTTGGACACGTATTGGCCGCGATTTGGATGCGACTATCAAAAAGTTTGGCGCTGGCCCGCTGGGTGACAGGCGGACTACTATTTCTGAACCCCCTGAGGTCATTGATCTTTCGGTGGCGCTTGAGGTCGATCGTGAACCGTTAACAGTTTTGCTGTCTCGTGAAGGTTGGATACGTGCGATGAAGGGGCATAATCTTGACCCTGCGGGTCATCGCTTCAAGGAGGGCGACGATGCGGGGCTGAGCGTTGAATGCCAGACAACGGATCGCCTTTGTCTTGTTGCTTCAGGAGGCAAGGCTTTTACCCTTAAAGCGGCTGATTTGCCGCGAGGTCGTGGTTTTGGTCAGCCTGTACGCACATTGGTTGATATCCCTCAGGAAGATAAAACCATCGCTCTTTTCATGGTCAGGGAAGATGGGCGCCGGGTTATTGCTTCTGCTCAAGGGCGTGGAATGGTCGTTGCTGATGCGACGATGGTCGCAGAGAAGCGCACTGGAAAGCAGGTCTTTAATATAAAACCCGGTGAGACAGTTTTTGCGTGTTTGGATGCCGTGGGCACTCATGTTCTGACACTAGGCGATAATAAGCGGGCTTTAATTTTCCCGATGGATCAATTGCCTGAAATGACGCGCGGCGCTGGTGTGGCGCTTCAAAAATTGGGTGAATTTACGCTTCGCGATATCAGAATTTTCACCATGGCAGACGGCTTGGTCTGGCAGGAGGGCCAGCGCGCACGAAGCGCATCTGACCTTTCTGTATGGGAAGCTAGGAGAGGAGCTTTAGGCAAGGCTGCCCCTCAATGGATGTTGCGAAAAGGCTGA